The Mucilaginibacter sp. PAMB04168 genome contains the following window.
ATCTTCTTATTGTATAACTACCTTACGGATGCGATGGTTATTATAGTCGGCTACGTAAAGGGTTTTATTGGCACCTACGGCTATACCCGCAGGACCGGCAAATAAAGCCGTTGCTTTGCTGCCATCTAAAAAGCCTGATGTTTCTGTTTTACCGGCCAAGGTATATAAAACGTTCTGGCTGCTGATTAACATGACACGGCCGCTTTGGTCGGTTATATAAATATTATTTTGTGCATCAACGGCTATACCCGTCGGTACGTTTAATAAAGCAGTTGTTATGCTGTTACCTATCAGCGTACTTACTACGCCGGCTGAGGTTACTTTGCGAATAGCATAGTTATTCTGGTCGGTTACATACAAGTTGCCGGTTGCATCCAGCGCTACGCCTGCCGGGCGGTTAAATACGGCTGTTGTACCATCGCCATTGGTAAAGCCGTTAGCCCCGGTGCCCGCTAATGTACTTACTACGCCGGCTGAGGTGATTTTACGAATGCGGTTATTGTTACGATCGGCTACGTAAACATTGCCAACACCATCAACCGCTATACCCTGCGGCGAATTAAAGGTAGCAGCGCTCCCTGTTCCGTTTGATGCGCCTACCGTACCGTTGCCAGCCAGTACAGTTACTGTACCAGCCTGCGTTATTTTGTAAATAGCATTGTTACCTTGGTCGGCTACGTAAACATTGCCGGAGCCGTCAACAGCGATGCCCTGAGGGCTATAAAACTGCGCTTCTGTAGTTGCATTTCCACCCGAAAAGCCCAGTGTGCCCTTACCTGCAAAAGTACTTACTATGCCTGCCGGCGTGATCTTGCGGATCAGGTGATTAAAGGAGTCGGTTACGTATACGTTGCCTTGTGCATCCACCGCAGTACCTTGCGGACTATTAAACGAAGCATTTATAGCAGCGCCGTTTGTCAATCCAGGCGTACCGTTGCCAGCCAGCGTGGTTACATTAACCGTAGTATCGGCAGTACCGGTACTGGTTTTAAACGTTACCAAATTGCCATAGCCGGTACCCGCGTCATTTTGTACGTATGAACGCAGATAGTAGGTAGTATTGGGTGTTAAACCAGTTAAGGCACTTTTGAATACTGCTTTACCACCATCACTGGTTTTAGAGTCAGAAATGGTAGGGTTTTGATTGCTCGCGCTCCAGCAAACACCTGATGCAGTTATGCTAATTGCACTTCCCATATTGGTAACCGCACCTCCGCTTAGCGCAGTAGATGATGTAAGGTAAGCAATTACCGGTGTAGTTTCGGCTGTTGGCGCTACTATGGCGGTTTCCTGGCTATCCTTATGGCAGCTTGCGGCCACCAAAGCCAGGCCAAGCAAACCGGCATAAGCTTTCATTTTAAATAGTAGAGATTGTTTCAACATCATCATCGTTTATATCGTCAATATTTAAATTTAATAGTGCTTTTACCCGTACGGTGGCGGCTGGTCTTTTATAACATTAAGATAAATAAAAAGCCGGAGTAAGCCGCATTATAGTTAATG
Protein-coding sequences here:
- a CDS encoding NHL repeat-containing protein; this translates as MKAYAGLLGLALVAASCHKDSQETAIVAPTAETTPVIAYLTSSTALSGGAVTNMGSAISITASGVCWSASNQNPTISDSKTSDGGKAVFKSALTGLTPNTTYYLRSYVQNDAGTGYGNLVTFKTSTGTADTTVNVTTLAGNGTPGLTNGAAINASFNSPQGTAVDAQGNVYVTDSFNHLIRKITPAGIVSTFAGKGTLGFSGGNATTEAQFYSPQGIAVDGSGNVYVADQGNNAIYKITQAGTVTVLAGNGTVGASNGTGSAATFNSPQGIAVDGVGNVYVADRNNNRIRKITSAGVVSTLAGTGANGFTNGDGTTAVFNRPAGVALDATGNLYVTDQNNYAIRKVTSAGVVSTLIGNSITTALLNVPTGIAVDAQNNIYITDQSGRVMLISSQNVLYTLAGKTETSGFLDGSKATALFAGPAGIAVGANKTLYVADYNNHRIRKVVIQ